Proteins encoded in a region of the Rutidosis leptorrhynchoides isolate AG116_Rl617_1_P2 chromosome 9, CSIRO_AGI_Rlap_v1, whole genome shotgun sequence genome:
- the LOC139867100 gene encoding allene oxide cyclase, chloroplastic-like codes for MAASSCSLQSMPSSLRLLQKMAPIVARGPNQLSFKNSINPVFSQKLATKVNTSGNPRALTIKSQTSESPRPTKVHELCVYEINERDRGSPAYLRLGQKPVNSLGDLVPFTNKVYSADLKTRLGITAGICILIKNMPEVKGDRYEAVYSFHLGDYGQISVQGAYITTEDTYLAITGGTGIFAGAYGQVILQQLVFPFKLFYTFYLQGLSADLPSELLVTAVTPSPAVEASPAAKAAEPGATGPNYSD; via the exons ATGGCTGCTAGCTCATGTTCTTTGCAATCAATGCCTTCATCTTTAAGGCTATTACAAAAGATGGCCCCCATTGTGGCCCGAGGTCCAAACCAACTGTCATTCAAGAACTCGATTAACCCAGTTTTCTCTCAAAAACTCGCCACTAAAGTAAACACTTCCGGCAATCCGAGAGCATTGACTATTAAAAGTCAAACATCAGAATCTCCAAGACCCA CTAAAgttcatgaactgtgtgtgtacGAGATCAATGAAAGAGATCGTGGTAGTCCGGCGTACCTCCGGTTAGGTCAAAAACCTGTGAATTCACTTGGTGATCTTGTTCCATTTACCAATAAG GTGTACAGCGCGGATCTTAAAACAAGATTAGGTATCACTGCCGGAATATGTATTCTGATAAAGAACATGCCGGAAGTAAAAGGTGACCGGTATGAGGCGGTTTACAGTTTCCATTTGGGAGATTACGGCCAAATATCAGTTCAAGGTGCTTACATCACCACTGAGGATACTTACCTTGCAATTACTGGTGGTACCGGAATCTTCGCCGGAGCATATGGTCAAGTCATACTTCAGCAGTTAGTGTTTCCTTTCAAGTTGTTTTATACATTTTACTTGCAAGGTTTGTCTGCTGATCTGCCGTCAGAGTTGTTGGTGACGGCGGTAACTCCTTCACCAGCGGTGGAAGCGTCGCCTGCGGCGAAGGCAGCTGAGCCTGGGGCTACTGGTCCTAACTACAgtgattaa